Proteins encoded within one genomic window of Fragaria vesca subsp. vesca linkage group LG1, FraVesHawaii_1.0, whole genome shotgun sequence:
- the LOC101304627 gene encoding WUSCHEL-related homeobox 11-like gives MEDHQGQAGGGQEAKEPNSHSSSEKSTEPVRSRWIPKPEQILILESIFNSGMVNPPKEETVRIRKLLEKFGSVGDANVFYWFQNRRSRSRRRQRQLQASLEQRNQLAAADQQVGGAIQYGSCSSATSFSAPPSPPPPAAAMAFGASTPSTFVSNYDLVGGSSSSSCAPMAADDHFFSVSGQMGFPEIEQHSSSGETSALGPSDASSLHFQSGVNLMMTVFINGVASEVPRGPLDMKAMFGTQDVLLVHSSGVPLPINEFGCLAHSLQPGESYFLVSLSLSFSLSLS, from the exons ATGGAAGATCATCAAGGCCAAGCAGGCGGAGGCCAAGAGGCCAAAGAGCCAAACAGTCATTCTTCCTCAGAGAAAAGTACTGAACCAGTAAGGTCAAGGTGGATACCGAAGCCAGAGCAAATCCTAATTCTCGAGTCTATTTTCAACAGTGGAATGGTGAATCCGCCGAAAGAAGAGACTGTGAGAATAAGAAAACTGCTAGAGAAATTCGGGTCGGTTGGGGATGCAAACGTCTTCTACTGGTTCCAAAACCGACGGTCAAGATCCCGTCGCCGACAACGGCAGTTGCAAGCCAGCCTTGAGCAGAGGAACCAATTAGCAGCCGCTGATCAACAAGTTGGTGGTGCAATTCAATATGGAAGCTGCTCTAGTGCTACTAGTTTTAGTGCTCCACCATCACCACCGCCCCCAGCAGCAGCTATGGCTTTTGGAGCTTCTACTCCTTCGACTTTTGTTTCTAATTATGATCTTGTGGGCGGTTCTTCTTCGTCTTCTTGTGCTCCTATGGCAGCCGATGACCATTTCTTTTCCGTTTCCGGTCAAATGGGTTTTCCAGAAATCGAGCAGCACAGTTCCTCTGGTGAAACGTCTGCGTTAGGTCCTTCAGATGCCTCAAGTTTGCACTTCCAATCTG GTGTGAATCTAATGATGACAGTGTTTATTAATGGGGTTGCATCAGAAGTTCCAAGAGGGCCGCTCGACATGAAAGCCATGTTTGGCACTCAAGATGTGTTGCTGGTTCATTCCTCTGGAGTTCCACTCCCAATCAATGAGTTTGGTTGCTTAGCCCACAGCTTGCAGCCTGGTGAAAGCTATTTCCTGGTCTCTCTCTCTCTCTCTTTCTCTCTCTCTCTCTCATGA